A window of the Bradyrhizobium ottawaense genome harbors these coding sequences:
- a CDS encoding microcin C ABC transporter permease YejB — protein sequence MGAYIARRILLMVPTLLGILLVSFIVVQFAPGGPVERVLAQLSGADTGGTSRISGSSGGDIVARGQVGAAADAVSSKYRGAQGLDPDFIKKLETQFGFDKPAPERFALMLWNFSRFDFGKSYFRDVSVLQLIKEKLPVSMSLGIWMTLLTYLISIPLGIRKAVQDGSRFDTWTSAIIIVGFAIPGFLFAILLIILFAGGSFFNIFPLRGLTSDGWAQFPWYWKIIDYFWHITLPLISMALGAFATMTLLTKNSFLDEIRKQYVMTARAKGCSERQVLYNHVFRNAMLIVIAGFPGAFIHAFFSGSLLIETIFSLDGLGLLGFESVLNRDYPVVFGTLFIFSLVGLVVNLVSDLAYMWIDPRIDFEAREV from the coding sequence ATGGGCGCCTATATCGCACGCCGCATTTTGCTGATGGTCCCGACGCTGCTGGGGATCCTTCTGGTCTCGTTCATCGTCGTGCAGTTCGCGCCGGGCGGACCGGTGGAGCGCGTGCTGGCGCAGCTTTCCGGCGCCGACACCGGCGGCACCTCGCGGATATCAGGATCTTCCGGCGGCGACATCGTCGCGCGCGGCCAGGTCGGCGCCGCGGCGGACGCGGTCAGTTCGAAATATCGCGGCGCGCAGGGGCTCGATCCGGACTTCATCAAGAAGCTGGAAACGCAGTTCGGCTTCGACAAGCCGGCGCCGGAGCGTTTCGCCCTGATGCTGTGGAATTTTTCGCGCTTCGATTTCGGCAAGAGCTATTTCCGCGACGTCAGCGTGCTCCAGCTCATCAAGGAGAAGTTGCCGGTTTCGATGTCGCTCGGGATCTGGATGACGCTCCTGACCTATCTGATCTCGATTCCGCTCGGCATCCGCAAGGCCGTGCAGGACGGCTCGCGGTTCGATACCTGGACGTCCGCCATCATCATCGTCGGCTTTGCGATACCCGGCTTCCTGTTCGCGATTCTCTTGATCATCCTGTTCGCCGGCGGCTCGTTCTTCAACATCTTCCCGTTGCGCGGCCTGACCTCGGACGGCTGGGCGCAATTCCCCTGGTACTGGAAGATCATCGACTATTTCTGGCACATCACGCTGCCGCTGATCTCGATGGCGCTGGGCGCCTTCGCAACCATGACGCTTTTGACCAAGAACTCGTTCCTCGACGAAATCCGCAAGCAATATGTCATGACGGCGCGCGCCAAGGGCTGCAGCGAGCGCCAGGTGCTGTACAATCACGTCTTCCGCAACGCGATGCTGATCGTGATCGCGGGTTTCCCCGGCGCGTTCATCCACGCCTTCTTCTCCGGCTCGCTCTTGATCGAGACCATCTTCTCGCTCGACGGCCTCGGCCTGCTCGGTTTCGAGAGCGTGCTGAATCGCGATTATCCTGTCGTGTTCGGTACGCTGTTCATCTTTTCGCTGGTCGGCCTCGTGGTCAACCTGGTCTCCGATCTCGCTTACATGTGGATCGATCCGCGGATCGATTTCGAGGCGCGTGAAGTCTGA
- a CDS encoding ABC transporter permease, with product MTVIAPQPIETTTQAPLGEAVPITRSRFAPSPLNRRRWQNFKANRRGYWSFWIFLILFVVSLFAELIANDRPFLVKYDGHLYWPAFISYSETTFGGDFETAADYRDPYLQKQIADKGGTILWPLIRYSYDTHNLDLPTPAPSKPTWMLTEQQCSEIVKKKHLTGCRDLEYNWLGTDDQGRDVVARLIYGFRISVLFGLTLTIVSSIIGIAAGGVQGYFGGWIDLGFQRFIEIWNAIPSLYLLLIISAVLPPGFFILLGILLLFSWVSLVGLVRAEFLRGRNFEYIQAARALGVSNATIMFRHLLPNAMVATMTFLPFIVSSSVMTLTALDFLGFGLPPGSPSLGELLSQAKANVQAPWLGFTGFFSVAIMLSLLIFIGEAARDAFDPRKTFR from the coding sequence ATGACGGTCATTGCGCCCCAGCCGATCGAGACCACGACGCAAGCGCCGCTCGGCGAGGCGGTGCCGATCACGCGCAGCCGGTTCGCGCCGTCGCCGCTCAACCGCCGCCGCTGGCAGAACTTCAAGGCGAACCGCCGGGGTTACTGGTCGTTCTGGATCTTCCTGATCCTGTTCGTGGTCTCGCTGTTTGCCGAACTGATCGCCAACGACCGGCCGTTCCTGGTCAAGTATGACGGCCATCTCTACTGGCCGGCCTTCATCAGCTATTCCGAAACCACGTTCGGCGGCGACTTCGAGACCGCCGCCGATTATCGCGATCCCTATCTGCAGAAGCAGATCGCCGACAAGGGCGGCACCATCCTCTGGCCGCTGATCCGCTATTCCTACGACACCCACAACCTCGATCTGCCGACGCCGGCGCCGTCGAAGCCGACCTGGATGCTGACCGAACAGCAGTGCAGCGAGATCGTGAAGAAGAAGCATCTCACCGGTTGCCGCGACCTCGAATATAACTGGCTCGGCACCGACGATCAGGGCCGCGACGTGGTGGCGCGCCTGATCTACGGTTTCCGCATCTCGGTGTTGTTCGGGCTGACGCTGACCATCGTCTCCTCGATCATCGGCATCGCCGCTGGCGGGGTGCAGGGCTATTTCGGCGGCTGGATCGATCTCGGTTTCCAGCGCTTCATCGAAATCTGGAACGCGATTCCCTCGCTCTATCTGCTCTTGATCATATCGGCGGTGCTGCCGCCGGGCTTCTTCATCCTGCTCGGCATCCTCCTGCTGTTCTCCTGGGTATCGCTGGTGGGGCTGGTGCGCGCCGAATTCCTGCGCGGGAGAAATTTCGAGTATATCCAGGCAGCGCGCGCGCTCGGCGTCTCCAATGCCACCATCATGTTCCGCCATCTGCTGCCGAATGCGATGGTGGCGACCATGACGTTCCTGCCGTTCATCGTATCATCCTCGGTGATGACGCTGACGGCGCTGGATTTCCTCGGCTTCGGCCTGCCGCCCGGCTCGCCGTCGCTGGGTGAATTGCTGTCGCAAGCCAAGGCCAACGTGCAGGCGCCGTGGCTCGGCTTCACCGGCTTCTTCTCGGTCGCGATCATGCTGTCGCTCTTGATCTTCATCGGCGAGGCCGCGCGCGACGCCTTCGATCCGCGCAAGACGTTCCGGTAA
- a CDS encoding ABC transporter ATP-binding protein, whose protein sequence is MDAINQPLLDVRDLSVAFGSTLAVDHVSFSIKRGECVALVGESGSGKSVSALSILKLLPYPNASHPSGSIRFRGRDILTASENEVREIRGNDISIIFQEPMTSLNPLHTIEAQIGEILFLHNGIRGAMARARTLELLTQVGIPDPETRLKSYPHQLSGGQRQRVMIAMALANEPDLLIADEPTTALDVTVQAQILALLAEIRARLGMSLLFITHDLGIVRRIADVVCVMNSGKIVEAGPVEQVFTAPKHAYTRALLAAEPKPDPAPPRPESPVVMSADNLKVWFPIKRGLLRSTVGHIKAVDGVSLAVRKGETLGVVGESGSGKTTLGLALLRLISSDGPIVFLGQNIQGLRFKAMLPFRRDMQIVFQDPFGALSPRMSVGDIVAEGLSVHQPSLSYEERETRVIKALEDVGLNPEWRFRYPHEFSGGQRQRISIARAVVLEPNFVVLDEPTSALDMLLQAQMVDLLRELQRKRDLTYMFISHDLRVVASLASHLIVMRLGKVIEEGPAAELFKNPKSDYTRALFAAAFRIEAVPDGA, encoded by the coding sequence ATGGACGCCATCAACCAGCCCCTGCTCGACGTTCGCGACCTCTCGGTGGCGTTCGGCAGCACGCTTGCGGTCGACCATGTCTCGTTTTCCATCAAGCGCGGCGAGTGCGTGGCGCTGGTCGGCGAATCCGGTTCCGGAAAATCCGTCAGCGCGCTGTCGATCCTGAAGCTGCTGCCCTATCCGAATGCCTCTCATCCCTCCGGCAGCATCCGCTTCAGGGGCCGCGATATCCTGACGGCGTCCGAGAACGAGGTGCGCGAAATCCGCGGCAACGACATCTCGATCATCTTCCAGGAGCCGATGACCTCGCTCAATCCGCTTCACACCATCGAGGCGCAGATCGGCGAGATACTGTTTCTCCACAACGGCATCCGTGGTGCGATGGCGCGGGCGCGGACGCTGGAATTGCTGACGCAGGTCGGCATTCCCGATCCTGAAACAAGGCTGAAGAGCTATCCGCATCAATTGTCCGGCGGCCAGCGCCAGCGCGTGATGATCGCGATGGCGCTCGCCAACGAGCCGGACCTGCTGATTGCGGACGAGCCGACCACCGCGCTCGACGTCACCGTGCAGGCGCAGATCCTGGCGCTGCTCGCCGAAATTCGCGCCCGGCTCGGCATGAGCCTGCTGTTCATCACCCATGACCTCGGCATCGTGCGCCGCATCGCCGACGTCGTCTGCGTCATGAATTCGGGCAAGATCGTCGAGGCGGGGCCGGTCGAGCAGGTCTTTACCGCGCCGAAACATGCCTATACCCGCGCGCTGCTGGCCGCCGAGCCGAAGCCCGATCCGGCGCCGCCGCGGCCGGAATCGCCGGTGGTGATGTCGGCCGACAACCTGAAGGTCTGGTTTCCGATCAAACGGGGCCTGCTGCGCTCGACCGTCGGGCACATCAAGGCGGTGGACGGCGTCAGTCTCGCGGTACGCAAGGGCGAGACGCTCGGCGTCGTCGGCGAATCCGGTTCAGGCAAGACCACGCTGGGTCTTGCGCTGCTGCGGCTGATTTCGTCCGACGGGCCGATCGTGTTTCTCGGCCAGAACATTCAAGGCCTGCGTTTCAAGGCGATGCTGCCGTTCCGGCGTGACATGCAGATCGTGTTTCAGGATCCGTTCGGCGCGCTGAGCCCGCGGATGTCGGTCGGCGACATCGTCGCCGAGGGCCTGAGCGTGCATCAGCCTTCGCTGTCGTACGAGGAGCGCGAGACGCGGGTCATCAAGGCGCTCGAGGATGTCGGGCTTAACCCGGAATGGCGCTTCCGCTATCCGCATGAATTTTCCGGCGGCCAGCGCCAGCGGATTTCGATCGCGCGCGCGGTGGTGCTGGAGCCGAACTTCGTCGTGCTGGACGAGCCGACCAGCGCGCTCGACATGTTGCTGCAAGCCCAGATGGTCGACCTGCTGCGCGAACTGCAGCGCAAGCGCGATCTGACCTACATGTTCATCTCGCACGACCTGCGCGTGGTGGCATCCTTGGCCAGCCATCTGATCGTGATGCGTCTCGGCAAGGTGATCGAGGAGGGCCCGGCGGCGGAACTGTTCAAGAATCCGAAGAGCGACTACACCCGCGCGCTGTTCGCCGCGGCGTTCCGGATCGAGGCCGTTCCGGATGGGGCGTGA
- a CDS encoding NlpC/P60 family protein yields MDDPRLTPARPEVAAKYLEGKVKAARFVEGEVFEVADAIAPLRLNPFADAELATQALKGERVTVYDRNGEGFAWGQLNSDGYVGWLPDAALAKIAASPTHQVTALRTFAFPGPSIKLPPVETLSFSAKVTVTREDGAFAVTRDGWCLPRRHLGSLDAVESDFVAVAERFVGTPYLWGGKSSLGIDCSGLVQVALNAAGTGCPRDSDMQRDGLGRMLEAAEMHKLQRGDLIFWKGHVAIVRDGETIVHANAHHMATAIENTREAIARIRAAGSEITAVKRLG; encoded by the coding sequence ATGGATGATCCGCGCCTGACACCGGCACGGCCCGAGGTCGCCGCCAAATATCTCGAAGGCAAGGTCAAGGCCGCGCGCTTTGTCGAGGGTGAAGTGTTCGAAGTTGCGGACGCGATCGCGCCGCTGCGCCTGAACCCTTTCGCCGACGCCGAACTGGCGACGCAGGCGCTGAAGGGCGAGCGCGTCACGGTCTACGATCGCAACGGCGAAGGCTTTGCCTGGGGTCAACTGAACAGCGACGGTTATGTCGGCTGGCTTCCGGATGCCGCCCTGGCAAAGATCGCGGCTTCGCCGACGCATCAGGTTACTGCATTGCGCACCTTCGCGTTTCCGGGACCCTCGATCAAATTGCCGCCGGTCGAGACGCTGTCTTTCAGCGCGAAAGTAACGGTGACCCGCGAAGACGGCGCATTCGCCGTCACCCGCGACGGCTGGTGTCTGCCGCGCCGGCATCTCGGTAGCCTCGACGCGGTCGAAAGCGATTTCGTCGCGGTCGCCGAACGATTTGTCGGCACGCCCTATCTGTGGGGCGGCAAGAGCAGTCTCGGCATCGATTGCTCCGGCCTGGTCCAGGTGGCGCTGAACGCCGCCGGCACCGGCTGCCCGCGCGACAGCGACATGCAGCGGGACGGCCTCGGCCGAATGCTGGAGGCCGCCGAAATGCACAAACTGCAACGCGGCGACCTGATCTTCTGGAAGGGACATGTCGCCATCGTCCGCGATGGGGAAACCATCGTGCACGCCAATGCGCATCACATGGCAACGGCGATCGAGAATACACGCGAGGCCATCGCGCGCATCAGGGCCGCCGGCAGCGAGATCACGGCGGTCAAGAGGTTGGGCTAG
- a CDS encoding leucyl aminopeptidase family protein, with translation MHSLFETAPAAPAIPITFATKTTWTAIAKGLPEPARQFAVANDFTAKPGKCLILPAPDGQIAQVVFGLEDESSKSRDLFRAGALPGLLPPGVYRFANAPHDVRLATLAFALGNYRFGRYRKAEQPGVRLVPPDGVDVADIVRMAEAASLARDLINTPSNDMGPEQLAQAAEALAKRYGASFNSIVGDELVAQNFPLIHAVGMASTRAPRLIDIGWGDPAHPKVTLVGKGVCFDTGGLDLKPSSGMLIMKKDMGGAANVLALAQMVMDAKLKVRLRVLIPAVENAVAGNAFRPLDIFKSRKGPTVEIGNTDAEGRLVLADALALADEEKPDLLVDLGTLTGAARVALGPDLPPFYTNDETLAGDVAAHAKSENDPLWRLPLWPAYDSWLDSKVADINNAPSGGFAGSITCALFLQRFVSDTTRWLHVDIYGWTPSAKPARPEGGECQAARAIYKLLSQRYG, from the coding sequence ATGCATTCCCTGTTCGAGACCGCGCCGGCCGCGCCGGCCATTCCGATTACGTTCGCCACCAAGACGACATGGACCGCCATCGCCAAGGGCCTTCCCGAACCGGCCCGGCAATTTGCCGTTGCCAACGACTTCACCGCCAAGCCGGGCAAATGCCTGATCCTGCCCGCGCCCGACGGGCAGATCGCGCAGGTCGTCTTCGGCCTCGAGGATGAGAGCAGCAAATCCCGCGACCTGTTCCGGGCAGGCGCCCTGCCGGGCCTGCTGCCACCAGGGGTCTATCGCTTTGCCAACGCGCCGCACGATGTGCGCCTTGCGACGCTGGCGTTCGCGCTCGGCAACTACCGCTTCGGCCGCTACCGCAAGGCCGAACAGCCCGGCGTCCGGCTGGTGCCGCCTGACGGGGTTGATGTCGCCGATATCGTGCGGATGGCGGAAGCAGCGTCGCTGGCACGCGACCTCATCAATACGCCGTCGAACGACATGGGTCCGGAGCAACTGGCGCAAGCCGCCGAGGCGCTGGCGAAACGTTACGGCGCCAGTTTCAACAGCATCGTCGGCGACGAACTGGTCGCGCAGAACTTTCCGCTGATCCACGCCGTCGGCATGGCCTCGACGCGCGCGCCGCGGCTGATCGATATCGGCTGGGGCGATCCCGCCCATCCCAAGGTGACCCTGGTCGGCAAGGGCGTCTGCTTCGACACCGGCGGCCTCGACCTCAAGCCGTCGAGCGGCATGCTGATCATGAAGAAGGACATGGGGGGTGCGGCCAACGTGCTGGCGCTGGCGCAGATGGTGATGGACGCGAAACTGAAGGTCCGGCTGCGGGTACTGATCCCCGCGGTCGAGAACGCGGTCGCCGGCAACGCCTTCCGTCCGCTCGACATCTTCAAGTCGCGCAAGGGACCGACGGTGGAGATCGGCAACACCGACGCCGAGGGACGGCTGGTATTGGCCGATGCGCTGGCGCTGGCGGACGAGGAGAAGCCGGACCTGCTGGTCGATCTGGGTACGCTAACGGGCGCCGCGCGGGTGGCCCTGGGGCCGGATCTGCCGCCGTTTTACACCAATGACGAGACGCTGGCCGGCGACGTCGCAGCCCATGCGAAAAGCGAGAACGATCCGCTGTGGCGGTTGCCGCTGTGGCCGGCTTACGATTCATGGCTGGATTCGAAGGTCGCCGACATCAACAACGCGCCGTCAGGCGGGTTTGCCGGCTCGATCACTTGCGCACTGTTCCTGCAACGCTTCGTGTCGGACACAACACGATGGCTGCATGTCGACATCTACGGCTGGACGCCATCGGCCAAACCCGCGCGCCCCGAGGGCGGCGAATGCCAGGCGGCGCGGGCGATCTACAAACTGTTGAGCCAACGCTATGGATGA
- a CDS encoding tetratricopeptide repeat protein, translating to MRRQSSHAGYLARLLASAAVSAVLAASLGGCQTMSDVTGSITSSKTAAVPDDPRQAVDVYGERYRANPKDADAALAYGQALRATGQRAQAAAVLEQATIANPGNKALIAGYGRALADNGNSQAAFDVLSRAHSPSNPDWRILSVQGTTLDKMGKHEEARRYYATALKIVPEEPSVLSNLGLSYMLTRELPQAEETLRRAYGNPRADGRVRQNLALVVGLQGRFAEAETIAKGDLPADEATANVAYLREMLSRKDPRGGKTVPVAALNPPD from the coding sequence ATGCGTCGACAGTCCAGCCATGCCGGGTATCTCGCCCGGCTTCTCGCTTCCGCGGCCGTGAGCGCGGTCCTGGCCGCAAGCCTTGGCGGCTGCCAGACCATGTCCGACGTGACGGGCTCGATTACGTCGTCCAAGACAGCCGCCGTTCCCGATGATCCGCGGCAGGCCGTCGATGTTTACGGCGAGCGTTATCGCGCCAACCCCAAAGATGCCGATGCGGCGCTGGCCTACGGCCAGGCGCTTCGCGCCACCGGGCAGCGCGCGCAGGCTGCCGCCGTGCTCGAACAGGCCACCATCGCCAATCCCGGCAACAAGGCGCTGATCGCCGGTTACGGCCGTGCGCTGGCCGACAACGGCAATTCGCAGGCCGCCTTCGATGTGCTGAGCCGCGCCCATTCGCCTTCCAATCCCGACTGGCGCATTCTCTCGGTGCAGGGCACGACGCTCGACAAGATGGGCAAGCACGAAGAAGCCCGCCGCTATTACGCCACCGCGCTGAAGATCGTGCCGGAAGAGCCGTCCGTGCTGTCCAATCTCGGCCTCTCCTACATGCTGACGCGGGAATTGCCGCAAGCCGAGGAAACGCTGCGGCGCGCCTATGGTAATCCACGCGCCGATGGCCGGGTGCGCCAGAACCTCGCTCTGGTGGTCGGCCTGCAGGGCCGCTTCGCCGAAGCCGAGACCATCGCCAAGGGCGATCTGCCGGCCGACGAGGCGACGGCGAACGTGGCCTATCTGCGGGAGATGCTGAGCCGCAAGGACCCGCGCGGCGGCAAGACCGTGCCGGTTGCCGCTCTCAACCCGCCCGACTGA
- a CDS encoding type II secretion system F family protein, producing MIQFMIEKLHDARFMTMLLAAIAASATAYTLIMPLFAGEGLSKRMKAVASERERLRQRERDRLNKSEKVSLRQTPKQLVSKVVEDFNLGKWLAQEAARDKLIMAGYRGHAPYITFLFARAVTPTVLFVGAVLYVFVIMQMDNSLPVKLGICIAAAYAGLQAPMLFLKNAISKRQLSIKRAFPDALDLLLICIESGMSVEVAFRKVATEIVTQSVALSEEFALTTAELSYLQDRKVAYENLAKRTGLEGVKSVCLSLMQSERYGTPLGQSLRVMAQENRDMRMNEAEKKAAALPPKLTVPMILFFLPCLFIVILGPTYIKISAMP from the coding sequence ATGATTCAGTTTATGATCGAAAAGCTTCATGATGCGCGGTTCATGACCATGCTGCTCGCCGCCATTGCCGCGAGCGCCACGGCCTACACCCTGATCATGCCGCTGTTTGCCGGCGAAGGGCTGTCCAAGCGGATGAAGGCCGTCGCCAGCGAGCGCGAACGGCTCCGCCAGCGCGAGCGTGACCGGTTGAACAAGTCGGAAAAGGTGTCGCTGCGCCAGACCCCGAAGCAACTCGTTTCCAAGGTGGTGGAAGATTTCAACCTCGGCAAGTGGCTGGCACAGGAAGCCGCGCGCGACAAGCTGATCATGGCCGGCTATCGCGGCCATGCGCCCTACATTACCTTCCTGTTCGCCCGTGCGGTAACGCCGACCGTGCTGTTTGTTGGCGCGGTTCTCTACGTATTCGTGATCATGCAGATGGATAACTCGCTGCCGGTCAAGCTCGGCATCTGCATCGCCGCCGCCTATGCCGGATTGCAGGCGCCGATGCTGTTCCTGAAAAACGCGATCAGCAAGCGCCAGCTCTCGATCAAGCGCGCCTTCCCCGACGCGCTCGATTTGCTCCTGATCTGCATCGAGTCCGGCATGTCGGTCGAGGTCGCGTTCCGCAAGGTCGCCACCGAAATCGTCACGCAATCGGTGGCGCTGTCGGAAGAGTTTGCCCTGACCACGGCCGAACTGTCCTATCTGCAGGACCGCAAGGTGGCGTATGAAAATCTTGCCAAGCGCACCGGTCTGGAAGGCGTCAAATCGGTCTGCCTGTCCCTGATGCAGTCGGAACGCTACGGTACGCCGCTCGGCCAGAGCCTGCGTGTGATGGCGCAGGAAAACCGCGACATGCGGATGAACGAGGCCGAGAAGAAGGCCGCGGCATTGCCGCCGAAGCTCACCGTGCCGATGATCCTGTTCTTCCTGCCCTGCCTGTTCATCGTCATTCTCGGGCCGACCTACATCAAGATCTCGGCGATGCCGTAG
- a CDS encoding type II secretion system F family protein, producing MNMQMLALAFLAFTAIGGLAWVFIYPSLSGEKKAESRRASIARTEPAARQVDKTQRSRREQVEGSLKELEARRQKEKSVPLSMRLAQAGLGTWTPKKFWIVSGVCAAVCFVVAFTVGGGLLGGLGMAFAAGFGLPRWMLGYLKNRREKAFLKALPDAVDVIVRGIKAGLPLFDSIKVVAADAPEPLKSEFLAIIETQTIGMPLGDACARLFERMPVPEANFFGIVIAIQQKSGGNLSEALGNLSKVLRDRKKMAEKIQAMSMEAKASAGIIGSLPPIVMLLVWMSTPDYISLLWTTPMGQFMVVCCVGWMTCGVLVMKKMINFDF from the coding sequence ATGAACATGCAGATGCTCGCACTGGCCTTTCTCGCCTTTACCGCCATCGGCGGCCTGGCGTGGGTCTTCATCTATCCGTCGCTGTCGGGAGAGAAGAAGGCCGAGTCCCGCCGCGCCTCGATCGCGCGGACCGAGCCCGCAGCGCGTCAGGTCGACAAGACGCAGCGTTCGCGCCGCGAACAGGTCGAGGGGTCGCTGAAGGAGCTCGAGGCGCGCCGCCAGAAGGAAAAGTCCGTCCCGTTGTCCATGCGGCTGGCGCAGGCCGGCCTCGGGACCTGGACGCCAAAGAAGTTCTGGATCGTGTCTGGCGTCTGCGCCGCGGTCTGCTTCGTGGTGGCGTTCACGGTCGGCGGCGGACTGTTGGGCGGCCTCGGCATGGCGTTCGCCGCCGGCTTCGGCCTGCCGCGCTGGATGCTGGGCTACCTCAAGAACCGCCGGGAAAAGGCGTTTCTGAAGGCGCTGCCCGATGCCGTCGACGTCATCGTGCGCGGCATCAAGGCCGGTCTGCCGCTGTTCGATTCGATCAAGGTGGTTGCTGCCGACGCGCCGGAACCGCTGAAGAGCGAGTTCCTTGCCATCATCGAAACCCAGACCATCGGCATGCCGCTGGGCGACGCCTGCGCGCGGCTGTTCGAGCGGATGCCGGTGCCGGAGGCGAACTTCTTCGGTATCGTGATCGCGATCCAGCAGAAGTCCGGCGGCAACCTGTCGGAAGCGCTCGGTAACCTCTCCAAGGTGCTGCGCGACCGCAAGAAGATGGCGGAAAAGATCCAGGCGATGTCGATGGAAGCCAAGGCCTCCGCGGGCATCATCGGCTCGTTGCCGCCGATCGTGATGCTGCTGGTCTGGATGTCGACGCCCGACTACATCTCACTGCTTTGGACCACGCCAATGGGCCAGTTCATGGTGGTGTGCTGCGTCGGCTGGATGACCTGCGGCGTGCTCGTGATGAAGAAAATGATCAACTTCGACTTCTGA
- a CDS encoding CpaF family protein, with the protein MFGKRSGNDSDTRAPKPAFQAPEPVSSAAAVSREVAAPTVASPPIAPSKPPPPAPAKEAQRSDNYYQVKATIFGALIEAIDLAQLAKLDGESAREEIRDIVNEIIAIKNIVMSIAEQEELLDDICNDVLGYGPLEPLLSRDDIADIMVNGAGTVFIEVAGKIQKTGIRFRDNQQLLNICQRIVSQVGRRVDESSPICDARLADGSRVNAIVPPLAIDGPALTIRKFKKDKLTLDQLVKFGAISPEGAEILQIIGRVRCNVLISGGTGSGKTTLLNCLTQFIEHDERVITCEDAAELQLQQPHVVRLETRPPNIEGEGQVTMRELVRNCLRMRPERIIVGEVRGPEAFDLLQAMNTGHDGSMGTLHANNPREAMSRCESMITMGGFSLPSRTIREMICASIDVIVQAARLRDGSRRITHITEVMGMEGDTIITQDLFVYELIGEDANGKIIGRHRSTGIGRPRFWERARYYGEEKRLAAALDAAEVAENK; encoded by the coding sequence GTGTTCGGTAAGCGTAGCGGAAATGATAGCGATACGCGGGCGCCGAAGCCCGCTTTTCAGGCCCCGGAACCGGTTTCCAGCGCCGCAGCCGTTTCGCGTGAGGTAGCAGCGCCAACCGTTGCCTCGCCGCCGATCGCGCCGTCGAAGCCGCCGCCGCCTGCCCCCGCCAAGGAGGCGCAGCGCTCCGACAATTACTACCAGGTCAAGGCGACGATTTTCGGCGCCCTGATCGAGGCGATCGACCTCGCCCAGCTCGCCAAGCTCGACGGCGAGTCCGCGCGCGAGGAAATCCGCGACATCGTCAACGAAATCATCGCGATCAAGAACATCGTGATGTCGATCGCCGAGCAGGAAGAGCTGCTCGACGACATCTGCAACGACGTGCTCGGCTACGGTCCGCTGGAGCCGCTGCTGTCGCGCGACGACATCGCCGACATCATGGTCAACGGCGCCGGCACGGTGTTCATCGAAGTCGCCGGCAAGATCCAGAAGACCGGCATCCGGTTCCGCGACAACCAGCAGCTTCTCAACATCTGCCAGCGCATCGTCAGCCAGGTCGGCCGGCGCGTCGACGAATCCTCGCCGATCTGCGACGCCCGTCTCGCCGACGGTTCCCGCGTCAACGCCATCGTCCCGCCGCTGGCGATCGACGGCCCCGCGCTCACCATCCGAAAATTCAAGAAGGACAAGCTGACGCTCGATCAGCTGGTCAAGTTCGGGGCGATCTCGCCGGAGGGCGCCGAGATCCTTCAGATCATCGGCCGCGTCCGCTGCAACGTGCTGATTTCAGGCGGTACCGGTTCCGGCAAAACCACGCTGCTGAACTGCCTGACCCAGTTCATCGAACACGACGAACGCGTCATCACCTGCGAAGACGCCGCCGAACTGCAGCTGCAGCAGCCCCATGTGGTGCGGCTGGAAACCCGGCCGCCCAACATCGAGGGCGAAGGCCAGGTCACGATGCGCGAACTGGTCCGCAACTGCCTGCGTATGCGCCCTGAACGCATCATCGTCGGCGAAGTCCGCGGACCCGAGGCATTCGACCTGCTGCAGGCCATGAACACCGGCCATGACGGCTCGATGGGCACGCTGCACGCCAACAACCCGCGCGAAGCGATGTCACGATGCGAATCGATGATCACGATGGGCGGCTTCTCGCTGCCCTCGCGCACCATTCGCGAGATGATCTGCGCCTCGATCGACGTCATCGTGCAGGCCGCGCGCCTGCGCGACGGTTCGCGGCGCATCACCCACATCACCGAGGTGATGGGCATGGAAGGCGACACCATCATCACCCAGGATCTGTTTGTCTATGAACTGATCGGTGAAGACGCCAACGGCAAGATCATCGGCCGGCACCGCTCGACCGGAATCGGACGCCCCCGCTTCTGGGAGCGCGCACGGTACTACGGCGAAGAGAAGCGGCTCGCGGCAGCGCTCGACGCCGCCGAAGTCGCCGAGAACAAGTAA